Proteins from a single region of Punica granatum isolate Tunisia-2019 chromosome 8, ASM765513v2, whole genome shotgun sequence:
- the LOC116187060 gene encoding uncharacterized protein LOC116187060, whose amino-acid sequence MLCFGKTIALPASLWEICRVGTSHCGAAVGSPAMMLSGRGLISVAKKLLEVSRSPCPSTTTQSNSRRILLQRAFAAATSREVYGGGSALTGDSAKVEPLPSGLRHDLMPRHVAVIMDGNSGWARRRGLPVSSGHEEGMRSLWELTVLCGKWGITVLTAFLFSYENWSRPKKRGENIHDRRLVETSRVIPTSSG is encoded by the exons ATGTTGTGTTTTGGTAAGACGATTGCTCTGCCTGCCTCTCTGTGGGAGATCTGCAGGGTGGGCACAAGTCACTGCGGGGCTGCCGTCGGTTCTCCAGCGATGATGCTGTCCGGTCGCGGCCTTATCTCTGTGGCAAAGAAGCTTCTCGAGGTCAGCCGAAGTCCCTGCCCATCCACTACAACTCAATCAAACTCTCGACGGATACTGCTGCAACGAGCCTTCGCTGCTGCCACCAGTAGGGAGGTCTACGGCGGCGGGTCTGCCCTCACCGGCGACTCGGCGAAGGTGGAGCCGCTGCCTTCTGGCCTCCGGCATGACCTGATGCCGAGGCACGTGGCGGTAATCATGGATGGCAATTCCGGGTGGGCGCGCCGCCGGGGGTTGCCTGTATCGTCAGGCCATGAGGAGGGAATGCGGTCGTTGTGGGAGCTGACTGTCCTCTGCGGCAAATGGGGGATCACAGTTCTTACAGCTTTTTTATTCTCTTATGAGAACTGGTCTAGACCCAAG AAAAGGGGTGAAAATATCCATGATAGGAGACTCGTCGAAACTTCCCGAGTCATCCCAACAAGTAGTGGCTGA
- the LOC116189541 gene encoding deoxyhypusine hydroxylase, giving the protein MGDCAETSGFMASPEMEKFLCDRLLDRTQTISERFRALFSLRNLKGPGPRNALILATRDPSNLLAHEAAFALGQMQDVDAIPALEAVLTDLSLHPIVRHEAAEAFGAIGVESNIPLLEHSLVRDPAQEVRETCELALKRIERLKDSEHEQGSSQVQKSPFMSVDPAAPAASCSSVEHLREVLLDEGKGMYERYAALFALRNHGGDDAIMAIVDSLGCQSALLRHEVAYVLGQLQNKAASAALSDILKNLNEHPMVRHEAAEALGSIADEESVALLEKFAMDPEPIVSQSCEVALSMLDFERSGKSFEYLYMQAPQVQ; this is encoded by the exons ATGGGGGACTGTGCGGAGACCAGCGGCTTCATGGCCTCTCCTGAGATGGAGAAGTTCCTCTGCGACCGCTTACTCGACCGGACGCAGACCATCTCTGAGAGGTTCAGAGCGCTCTTTTCTCTCCGCAACCTCAAAGGCCCCGGCCCTCGCAATGCCCTTATCCTCG CAACAAGGGACCCATCAAATTTGTTGGCACATGAGGCAGCATTTGCATTAGGTCAAATGCAAGATGTTGATGCTATCCCTGCTTTGGAAGCTGTCTTAACTGATCTCTCTTTGCATCCAATTGTGCGCCATGAG GCAGCGGAGGCTTTTGGTGCAATTGGTGTTGAGAGTAACATACCTCTCTTGGAACATAGCTTGGTGCGAGACCCAGCTCAAGAGGTCCGAGAAACATGTGAACTGGCTCTCAAACGAATTGAACGGTTAAAAGATTCTGAGCATGAGCAGGGGTCGTCTCAAGTGCAGAAATCTCCCTTTATGTCAGTAGACCCAGCAGCACCAGCTGCATCTTGTTCTTCGGTAGAGCATCTCAG GGAAGTTCTTCTGGATGAGGGAAAAGGAATGTATGAACGTTATGCGGCTCTATTTGCTCTTCGAAATCATGGGGGTGATGATGCTATCATGGCTATAGTTGATTCTTTGGGTTGCCAAAGCGCTCTTCTCCGTCACGAG GTTGCTTATGTCTTAGGGCAGCTACAGAACAAAGCCGCTTCAGCTGCTCTGTCTGATATCCTCAAGAATTTGAATGAACATCCAATGGTTAGGCATGAAGCTGCTGAGGCGCTGGGGTCAATTGCAG ATGAGGAAAGCGTAGCACTTCTTGAGAAATTCGCAATGGACCCAGAACCTATTGTCTCTCAGAGTTGCGAGGTTGCCTTAAGCATGTTGGACTTTGAAAGATCAGGGAAATCCTTCGAG TACTTGTACATGCAAGCCCCGCAAGTGCAGTGA
- the LOC116188365 gene encoding transcription factor bHLH3, whose translation MGGKLWSNDDERAMVESVLGGQACEAVMSSAALKGDLVLPLGDLDVRSGLTKLFEGSDWNYAIFWRVVGLKSGGTALIWGDGHYVRDLKPGVAEDGGSGGGKPDGVQKKDEMNKLVLQKLRGIFGRSEDNNSSATGSNGVSDLEMFYLTSMYFSFRSDSTDGPMSAHKGSRLIWSSNGSSSLDQYKSRSLLASSAGLKTVAFVAVKGGVVELGSVQMIPEKQETAELITKTFGAAALVAAKSVPKIFGQELGLGSMKSQSISISFSPKVEDDSGFVSESFEALPISSSQVHGSVFNGCPTDGEGKLFPQIPVGNFSPHARISNLEQQRDEMSLTMDERKPRKRGRKPANGREEPLNHVEAERQRREKLNQRFYALRAVVPNISKMDKASLLGDAITYINDLQMKIRVLETEKSLAVNSKRLMVPDFDVQPRHEDAVVTVSCPLEAHPASEVIKALREQQVTPECDVSLMMDKREVVHTFSVQTQAGAAEQLKQKLVAALAK comes from the coding sequence ATGGGGGGAAAGCTTTGGTCCAATGATGATGAGAGAGCGATGGTGGAGTCGGTGTTGGGTGGTCAAGCTTGCGAGGCTGTAATGTCATCTGCGGCTCTGAAAGGCGACCTAGTTCTGCCGCTTGGCGATCTCGATGTCCGTTCGGGGCTCACGAAGCTCTTCGAGGGGTCTGATTGGAATTACGCCATTTTCTGGCGAGTTGTGGGGTTGAAATCCGGCGGGACCGCCTTGATCTGGGGCGATGGACACTATGTCCGGGATCTAAAGCCTGGCGTAGCGGAGGATGGAGGTTCTGGTGGTGGTAAACCTGATGGGGTTCAGAAGAAAGATGAGATGAATAAGCTAGTGTTGCAGAAGCTTCGTGGGATTTTTGGCAGGTCCGAGGATAACAATAGCTCTGCGACTGGTTCAAATGGAGTGTCGGATTTGGAGATGTTTTATTTGACGTCTATGTATTTTTCATTTCGTTCTGATTCGACTGATGGTCCTATGTCTGCTCATAAGGGTAGTAGGCTAATTTGGTCTTCAAATGGGTCTAGTTCTTTGGATCAGTACAAGTCGAGATCCCTTCTTGCAAGCTCAGCTGGGCTTAAGACAGTGGCATTTGTAGCTGTGAAAGGTGGTGTTGTGGAGCTCGGTTCGGTCCAAATGATTCCTGAGAAACAAGAAACGGCAGAGCTGATAACAAAAACATTTGGAGCTGCTGCTTTGGTGGCAGCGAAGTCGGTACCCAAGATTTTTGGGCAGGAATTGGGTTTGGGCAGTATGAAATCTCAATCTATCAGCATCAGCTTCTCTCCCAAGGTGGAGGATGATTCTGGGTTTGTCTCTGAATCTTTCGAGGCATTACCAATAAGTTCTAGCCAAGTACATGGAAGTGTCTTCAATGGATGTCCAACTGATGGAGAAGGGAAACTCTTCCCACAGATTCCAGTCGGGAACTTCAGCCCACACGCGAGAATTTCTAATCTCGAGCAACAAAGAGATGAAATGTCCCTTACGATGGACGAGAGGAAACCGAGGAAAAGGGGAAGGAAGCCCGCTAATGGGCGGGAAGAACCGTTGAACCATGTAGAAGCGGAGAGGCAAAGGAGAGAGAAGCTCAATCAGCGGTTTTATGCTCTGAGGGCAGTTGTTCCCAACATATCGAAGATGGACAAGGCTTCTCTACTCGGAGATGCTATAACTTACATCAACGATCTTCAGATGAAAATCAGGGTTCTCGAAACTGAGAAAAGTCTGGCTGTTAATTCGAAGAGGCTGATGGTACCCGATTTTGATGTTCAGCCGAGGCATGAGGATGCAGTTGTAACCGTTAGCTGTCCATTAGAGGCACACCCTGCTTCCGAAGTGATAAAGGCTTTAAGGGAGCAGCAGGTGACTCCCGAATGTGATGTTTCGCTGATGATGGACAAGAGGGAGGTGGTTCACACTTTCTCGGTTCAGACCCAAGCTGGCGCTGCTGAGCAACTAAAGCAGAAGCTCGTTGCTGCTCTCGCCAAGTGA